TTATCACAGAATGTAGAGTAGAAAAAGCAAAAAGGAATGAAACTAATTCAGAAAACATAATTACTCCACAACAGCCTAAGAGTTCCTCAGAAATTCTTCAGCAGCCTAAATCAAGTTCAACAAACaatttgaatgctttatcttcagCAAGTGTCACTAGGTCATTGCCCTTTGATATTTGTGATACATCAGCAGATGACAATGAAGACTCTGTCATCCATGCAATTCATGTTACTCCAACAGTTCCAGTTCATCAAATTATTCACACTGCTACTACTGGGAGATTCAGTCCTCTTGAATGTGTTCAAGAAAatattcttgaagatattgtggTTAATGAAGATAAGACAACAGATGTTGTAGAAACTCCTCAAATCAAATTTGTAGATGGAAAAACAGGGACAGTCTCTAATGAAACTGTTAAGGTTACTTCATGGTCAAAAGTGGTTGAAAAGAAAGTGATTAATCCTACTtctacttcttccacttctcaacATTCTCCAGGTGCAGCTAAAGGTGGTAATCCAATTGTTACAAATAAGAAACATAATCTCAGACAAAATCATGGTAAGGGAGGTACCAAAAATCCTCCACCACCAAGATGAAGATCATATATTGGAATATTCGGGGCCTAAGAAGACCTATGGCTCAGAATAAACTAAGGTATTTGGTGAATCAATTTAACCCATCTCTAGTTTGGGTTgcagaaccaaaaatttcttgtaGTGCTTCTTTTTGCAGTCAATTATATCTCCCTGGAATGAAAAGTATGGTGATACATAATTCAACCTCATCTACAAAAGGTAATTTATGGTTATTCTGGAATGTTTCTTTATCTACTCCTCAAGTTATTTCAATGTCTATCCAAATAGTAACTGTCAGTATTCGTGAAGTATTAGTTTCTAGTGTTCATGCTCATGTTAAAAAGAGTCAAAGAAAGTTTCTATGGTCAGAGATGGAAATAATTAGTCAGCTACAAAAACCATGGGTTGTTTTAGGTGATTTTAATGCTATAATTTCACTTGAAGAGAAATTTGGTGGTAAATCTCCTAACAGAATTTCAATGATGGATTTTATTCATTGCCTTAATGAATGTAACTTAATTCAAGCTCCTAGTACAGGTCAGCAATACACTTGGTCCAATTGTCAACAAGGAACAAAAATAATCCTATGTGTTCTAGATAGAGTTGTTTTCAATCCTTTATGGTTACAGAAGTATGGTGATTGGGGATATAAGGTTGGATTGAGGATAGTTTCAGATCATGCTCCTTTATTATGTGGTTGTGCAAGCATACCCAGACCAAAGAATGTTCCCTGGAAATTTCAGAAAATGTGGATTGATCATCCATCATTCTTAAGTGAAGTGAAGAAAGTATGGACTGAGAATATTATTGGTGATCCAACTTTTATTTTCATGCAGAAGCTAAAAAAGCTAAAAAAAGTTCTTAAGTGAGTGGAATTGGAGTGTATTTGGTAATATTAATACAAAAATTAAGGAGGCAGAAGAGAAAGTTCAAAAAGCAATGGAGTTATCTGATCAAAATCCCTTAAATGAAGATCTTTTAGCCAACTTAGTAGCAGCACAAAATGAACATGCAACTAGAGAAGTTCAAGCAAATATTCTTATGAGACTTAAATCAAGAGAAAAATGGATTAAAGATGGTTCTGCAAACACTGCATACTTCCATGCTAGAATGAAGATTATACAAGCAAGAAATACAATTAGTGAACTAGAAGATGCAGATGGAAATATTATTAGTGATCAATCTCAAATTGCAGATACTTTAGTCAAGCATTTTCAACAAAAATTTGAAGCTCAAGATGTTGATGTTTCTGAAGAATTGCTTGATGTTATTCCCTCAGTTATTACATATGAAGACCAAGAAATGTTGGACTCAATTACCACCACTGAAGAAATCaagaaaattgtttttgaaatgGACTCAGATAGTGCCCCTGGTCCAGACGGATTACCTGGATCTTTTTATAAAAGTTGCTGGGATATGATTCAATTGGATTTAAAAGATGCCATAcaattttgttggagaagaagatttATCCCCAAAGGCCTGAATTCAAATTTCTTAACCCTC
This DNA window, taken from Papaver somniferum cultivar HN1 chromosome 3, ASM357369v1, whole genome shotgun sequence, encodes the following:
- the LOC113360455 gene encoding uncharacterized protein LOC113360455 — its product is MVIHNSTSSTKGNLWLFWNVSLSTPQVISMSIQIVTVSIREVLVSSVHAHVKKSQRKFLWSEMEIISQLQKPWVVLGDFNAIISLEEKFGGKSPNRISMMDFIHCLNECNLIQAPSTGQQYTWSNCQQGTKIILCVLDRVVFNPLWLQKYGDWGYKVGLRIVSDHAPLLCGCASIPRPKNVPWKFQKMWIDHPSFLSEVKKVWTENIIGDPTFIFMQKLKKLKKVLK